From the genome of Amylibacter sp. IMCC11727:
GGCCAAGGACAGCACTTCCTCCGCCGCCGTCGTACCACCAATCTCGATAATCTCATTTAACAGCGCGCACATTTGCGCTGCATCCGCAGGGGTCGCTTCACGTACATTCATCTTAGCGTCTTTCCATCGCAGCGGGTTTTGGTCCGCCCGTTGCCCAATCCAGCAATTCGACGGTATGCACAATCGGCACATCTGTCCCGCTGCCAATCTGCATCATACACCCGATATTACCAGCCGAAATTACATCGGGCTGCTTGGCCTCTAGCGTTTGAACTTTGCGCGCTTTCAACTGCCCCGAAATCTCGGGCTGCATCAGGTTGTACGTCCCTGCCGAGCCACAGCACAAATGGCTATCCGCAGGCTCCACCACCTCAAACCCTGCCCGTTTCAGCAGGGTCTTTGGAAACGTCTTAATCTGTTGCCCATGCTGCAAGCTACACGCCGCATGATAGGCCACCCGCAGCCGTTGATCCGCTCCTTTAGGCATATCCAGCTTCATCAACACCTCAGACACATCCATCGCAATCGCGGCCACCCGTGCCGCATCTTCGGCCAATGGCCCATTGCGGAACATATGGCCATAATCCTTCACCGTGGTTCCACAGCCAGACGTATTGATCACCACCGCATCCAGTCCTTCGCCATCCAACTCCCGACACCACGCGGCAATGTTTTTACCCGCCGCCCCATGGCTCTCGGCGGTTTTGCCCATGTGATGGGTCAGCGCCCCACAGCACCCCTGCCCGTCCGCAATCACCACATCACAGCCCAGACGGCGCAACAGCCGAATGGTGGCATCATTGATATCCGTGTTCAGCGCCCGCTGCGCACAGCCCGTCATCAGCGCCACACGCAACTTGCGTTCGCCAATGGCAGGAAAAACCCGCGCATCATCATTGCGACTAACTGCAGGAATGGTCTTTGGTGCCATCTCCAGCATCGCTTTAAGACGCGGATCAGGCATAAACCGCGCAAACGGCCGCCCGATCTTTGCGCCCAGCAATGCCACACGGAACCGTTTCGGATAGGGCAGGATCTTCGCCAGCACTCCCCGCAACACCCGCTCCATCACAGGCCGTTTATAGGTCTGTTCGATATACTCGCGCGCATGATCCACCAAATGCATATAATGCACTCCTGACGGACAGGTGGTCATACAGGCCAGACACGACAAACACCGATCCACATGTTTAACGGTTTTTTCATCCGCAGGACGCCCCGTTTCCAGCATGTCCTTAATCATGTAAATCCGCCCGCGCGGGCTATCCAACTCATCGCCCAGCACCTGATAGGTCGGGCAGGTCGCCGTGCAAAATCCGCAATGCACGCAGGATCGCAGAATGTCATTTGACCGCTTGATCGCAGGATCATTCAGTTGCTCTGGCGAAAACTCTGTTCTCATATCAAAACCCGCTGAACACGACGGCAGGCAACACCGCTGTCGCAACACCGCTCACCAGCAAGGCCCCGACATACGGCCAACCGCCCAAATCCTTCCACCACCGCAACGCTTGCGCTGGGATCACAGCAACAGCCGCAAACATAGACATCAACGCGCTTGCCCGTCCGATACCATTAAACCAATCGTCAGGCCCCGATGACGGCGGCACGGGCCACAAAGCCCAAACACCCAGAACAACGGCGGTCATCGCCAAGGCCATCAGAAACGGCCTGCCCTTGGGCATGGTCGCTAAAATCAACCAAACCAATATCATTGGCGCAAACAAAATAACTACAACTGCCATTATCCCATCAACCTCTCATTTAAAATTCCACGTGGATCAAACTGCGACCGCAACCCTTGGCTTATTGCTGCCAATGCCCCGATTTCTGGCTCAAACACTGGGCCCACGCCAGCTCCGCGCATTAACGTGGCATGTCCTGCAATCCCAGACAGCGCCCCGCGCACGTCTGTGGCCTCGGCAACCTCGGCCCAAACCAAGCCCCCGCCCCAATCATACAGCAGTGTTGCACCATCGAGCGCCGCCGCCACACGGGGCCCATCGGATGGTTTTACCGATATCCGCCACACATCCCCTTTGCCACCCGCAAACTTAACCGCATCCCGTACAGCCGCCCAATCCGCCGCCCTGTTTAATGACACATCCCCAAACCGCGCCAAAACCTTCGACAACTCCGCCGCGCGATACGCCACGGAGTCTTCAAACCCTTCCAAACGCAGCATCGTCACGCCCGCATCTGGATCATGGGCCGCCCCTGAAACCTCAAAAGGTGAACCGAGCGCCTCTGACATGGCTTCAACCGCCCGTACATCATCCAACCCTCGCAGCTCAACTGTCACGGTTGCCTCAATGCCAGGCAGCACTTTAAACGCCACCTCACTCAAAACCCCGAGCGTACCATGGCTCCCGCACATCAGCTTCACCAGATCATAGCCCGTGACGTTTTTCATCACGCGCCCCCCGTTCTTGATGATATCGCCGCGTCCATCCACAAACCGCACGCCGATCAAACTGTCCCGACAGGCCCCTGCCTGAATGCGCCGTGGCCCTGATACATTCGCCGCGACCACACCACCAATGGTGCTTTCACCGTCCGTTCCCAACACGGCATTCGCCCGCATCGGTTCAAACGGCAACCGCTGGTTTTCTGCCTTCAGCGCGTCTTCAATCTGCTGCAACGGCGTCCCTGCCCCCGCCACAATCGTCAATGCTCCAGGGTCATACAGCGATATCCCCGACAGCCCAGCCGTCGACAAAACCTCGCCCGCACATCGCCCCACAGGCCGTGTACCGCCCCCCATGATGCGCAACGGTCCTTCTGCCTTGCGCACCAGTTCACTCAACGCTGCTTCGCTCTCAGCTGTCATCATCTTCTTTGGTCCATAAATATTCTGGGGGCGCGCACTGCGCGGGGGCAAAGCCCCTGATTACTCCGCCGCAAGGCGCCGTGCTTCCGTTACACCCAAAGGAAACACCTTTGACGGGTTCAACAGCCACGCAGGATCAAACACATCCTTCACCCGCAACTGCGCCTCCATATCCACCGTGTCGAACTGTGAATACATCAGGTCGCGCTTTTCCACCCCAACGCCGTGTTCGCCCGTTAAACAGCCACCCACATCCACACACAGCTTCAGAATCTCCGCGCCCATTGCCTCGCATTTCTGCAAATCGCCCTCTTTGTTGGCATCAAACAGGATCAACGGGTGCATATTGCCATCCCCGGCATGGAACACATTCCCCACGCCCAGCCCGTATTCTTCGGACAACTCTCCAATCCGTTTCAACACAAACGGCAATTCGGACACAGGGATCGTGCCATCCAAACACATATAGTCGTTGATCTGCCCCATGGCCCCAAACGCCGATTTGCGCCCCAACCAAATGGCAGCACTCTCTGCCTCGGACGTGCTTTCGCAAAACTCTACAGGAGAGTGCTTGGCCGCAATCTGACGGATCAGACCCAACTGCATATCAATCTCGGCCTCTGATCCTTCCACTTCAATGATCAGCACCGCCTCACATTCGGGATATCCCGCCTGCGCGTGCTTTTCGACCACTTCCAGAACCTTGCGATCCATGAACTCGATGGCCACGGGCAACACACCTGCCTTGATAATGTCGGACACACAGGCTCCCGCCACCTCATTGCTGTCAAACCCAACCAGCGCGGGCCGCGCGCCTTCGGGTTTGCGCAAAATGCGCAGCGTGGCTTCGGTCACGACGCCCAACTGCCCTTCGGACCCACAAATCAGACCCAGCAAATCCAATCCACCCGCATCCAGATGCGCGCCACCAATTTCAACCACCGTGCCATCCATCATGACCATGGTCACACCAAGGAGGTTGTTCGTTGTCACGCCATATTTCAAACAGTGCGCCCCGCCTGAATTCATTGCGATGTTTCCCGCAATGGCACAGGCCAATTGGGATGAAGGATCAGGGGCATAAAAGAAATCTTCTTCTTCGACCGCTCCTGTCACGCTCAGGTTCGTGCGCCCAGATTGCACGCGAATAAACCGATCCGCGTAATTCGTCTCGATCACATCATTCAACCGCGCCACGCCCAGGATCACACAATCCGCCGTTGGCAACGCCCCACCCGCCAGCGATGTGCCCGATCCGCGCGGCACAACGGGTACGCCCATGTCATGACAGACCTTCAAAATCGCTGACACCTCTGCCGTGTTGCTTGGCAACACCGCCGCCAATGGGGGGCATTTATACGCCGTTAACGCATCACATTCGTACACCCGCGTTTCATGGGGCTCGTGAATGACCGCATCCATGGGCAAAACCGCCTGCAAGCACGCAACAATTTCGGATTTGCGCGATAGAATCTGCGCATTTGGGGCAGGCATTTGCATGGTATGTTTCCACTTTTCAGTATTTGGTCAAATAATATTACCAATTTGGGGAAATACAATCATTATATGCCCTGACTCCCCGCACGCCCTGCGTTAAACCAATCTCATGACCGATCTTTTACCCGAAGCGCTCACGCATTTTGCATTGTTGGACGCACTTGCTGTCTTTGCACTGATCCTCGCATGGCTTGGCAGCACCGCATTTATTGAACGCAAAAACACGACCAATCCATCCACACATATGCTGATGGAACAGTATCGCGAACGGTGGATGACCCAGATGGTCACACGCCAACCTCGCATCTTTGACAGCTCCGTCCTCGCCATCATGCGCCAAGGCTCCACGTTTTTCGCCTCCTCTTGCATGATCGCAATTGGTGGCTGTGTGGCGCTGCTTGGCGGCGCGGACCAGCTCACCATGTTTGCCAGCGATCTTGCCAGCACCCCTGTCGCGCCCAAAGCAGTGTGGGAAGTTAAAATCCTCTTACTCATGGCCTTGCTCGCCAATGGGTTTTTGAAATTTGTTTGGTCTGTGCGCCTGTTTGGCTATTGCGCCATTGTCATGGCCTCTACACCCAATGATCCAACGGATGACGCGGCCTATCCCACCGCCGCAAAATCCGCAGAAATCGCAAATCACGCCGCGCGGTCTTTCAATCGCGGCAAGCGCTCGGTCTATTTCACGATTGCGGCGCTGACATGGTTGATCGGGGCAATCCCACTGATTATCGCAACACTTGTGACGCTGACGTTGATCTATCGGCGCGAATTCAATTCCCGCACTCGGTTAGCATTGGCGAACTAAAGCGTTTC
Proteins encoded in this window:
- a CDS encoding FAD-linked oxidase C-terminal domain-containing protein, whose translation is MQMPAPNAQILSRKSEIVACLQAVLPMDAVIHEPHETRVYECDALTAYKCPPLAAVLPSNTAEVSAILKVCHDMGVPVVPRGSGTSLAGGALPTADCVILGVARLNDVIETNYADRFIRVQSGRTNLSVTGAVEEEDFFYAPDPSSQLACAIAGNIAMNSGGAHCLKYGVTTNNLLGVTMVMMDGTVVEIGGAHLDAGGLDLLGLICGSEGQLGVVTEATLRILRKPEGARPALVGFDSNEVAGACVSDIIKAGVLPVAIEFMDRKVLEVVEKHAQAGYPECEAVLIIEVEGSEAEIDMQLGLIRQIAAKHSPVEFCESTSEAESAAIWLGRKSAFGAMGQINDYMCLDGTIPVSELPFVLKRIGELSEEYGLGVGNVFHAGDGNMHPLILFDANKEGDLQKCEAMGAEILKLCVDVGGCLTGEHGVGVEKRDLMYSQFDTVDMEAQLRVKDVFDPAWLLNPSKVFPLGVTEARRLAAE
- a CDS encoding FAD-binding protein, which gives rise to MTAESEAALSELVRKAEGPLRIMGGGTRPVGRCAGEVLSTAGLSGISLYDPGALTIVAGAGTPLQQIEDALKAENQRLPFEPMRANAVLGTDGESTIGGVVAANVSGPRRIQAGACRDSLIGVRFVDGRGDIIKNGGRVMKNVTGYDLVKLMCGSHGTLGVLSEVAFKVLPGIEATVTVELRGLDDVRAVEAMSEALGSPFEVSGAAHDPDAGVTMLRLEGFEDSVAYRAAELSKVLARFGDVSLNRAADWAAVRDAVKFAGGKGDVWRISVKPSDGPRVAAALDGATLLYDWGGGLVWAEVAEATDVRGALSGIAGHATLMRGAGVGPVFEPEIGALAAISQGLRSQFDPRGILNERLMG
- the glcF gene encoding glycolate oxidase subunit GlcF; the protein is MRTEFSPEQLNDPAIKRSNDILRSCVHCGFCTATCPTYQVLGDELDSPRGRIYMIKDMLETGRPADEKTVKHVDRCLSCLACMTTCPSGVHYMHLVDHAREYIEQTYKRPVMERVLRGVLAKILPYPKRFRVALLGAKIGRPFARFMPDPRLKAMLEMAPKTIPAVSRNDDARVFPAIGERKLRVALMTGCAQRALNTDINDATIRLLRRLGCDVVIADGQGCCGALTHHMGKTAESHGAAGKNIAAWCRELDGEGLDAVVINTSGCGTTVKDYGHMFRNGPLAEDAARVAAIAMDVSEVLMKLDMPKGADQRLRVAYHAACSLQHGQQIKTFPKTLLKRAGFEVVEPADSHLCCGSAGTYNLMQPEISGQLKARKVQTLEAKQPDVISAGNIGCMMQIGSGTDVPIVHTVELLDWATGGPKPAAMERR
- a CDS encoding DUF599 domain-containing protein, with amino-acid sequence MTDLLPEALTHFALLDALAVFALILAWLGSTAFIERKNTTNPSTHMLMEQYRERWMTQMVTRQPRIFDSSVLAIMRQGSTFFASSCMIAIGGCVALLGGADQLTMFASDLASTPVAPKAVWEVKILLLMALLANGFLKFVWSVRLFGYCAIVMASTPNDPTDDAAYPTAAKSAEIANHAARSFNRGKRSVYFTIAALTWLIGAIPLIIATLVTLTLIYRREFNSRTRLALAN